The sequence below is a genomic window from Thioalkalivibrio sp. ALJ12.
CCCTGCTTTCCCGGTATATTGCATTGGGCAGGCACTTGCCTGCGTGCCGCGTTCGCGGCCCGAATGGAAGACCCCGCCCGTGAACCTGCCTGTTCTTGACCCCGTGTGGTCGGACCCTGTCGAGACGCTTCCGGCGCGTGCGCCGGGTGTAATCGAATCCCGAGTTCCCGAAGCCTGCGAGCCGGAGGGCTGGCTGGATGCGCTGGTGCACGATCAGCGGTGCGTCTGGCCTGACTTCCTGCCTGCGGAGACCGTCGATGCGCTGCACGACGAGGTCTATGCCCTGCGTGATGCCGCGCAGCTGGCGCAGGCGCGGATCGGTCGGGGTGGCGAGCGCCATCGCGACCGATCCACCCGCGGCGACTGGATCCACTGGCTGGATGGCGCCAGCCCGGCGCAGCAGGCGTTCATGGCACGCCTGGATGAGATCCGTCTGCAGGTGAGCCGGTCGTTGATCCCGGGGCTGTTCGAGACCGAATCGCACTTTGCCCTGTACCCGCCCGGGACCCACTACGAGCGCCATGTAGATGCCTTCCAGGCTGGCAATTGCCGCCGGCTGTCGCTGGTGTTCTATCTGAACCGCGACTGGCGCGAGCAGGACGGCGGCCAGCTCGCGATCTACGACGATGCGGACCGCGAATGCCAGCGCATTCAGCCGACGGCCGGTACCCTGGTGATGTTCCTCAGCCAGACCGTGCCGCACGCAGTGCTGCCCACCCGCCGCTGGCGCGCCAGCATCGCCTCCTGGATGCGTGTGCGCGACCTTGCCAACCCGCTCGCCGGGCTCGACCGCTTCTGACGCTTCTGACACCGGCCGCGGCGCGTTCTTGCAGCCTGCGGCGACGGCGCCCATGATCGGGGAAGGGCGCTCCGCGCCCTTCGGTCGAGCGCAATGCGGCGGGCCAATATGGGCAAGATCCGGCAATGGCAGGACAACGATCGCACCTCACGAGACACGTCGCCCGACGTGCCCCTGCAGCCCTCGTCGGCTTCGATCTGGGCCGAGCGCTATCAGCTGCGTGACGCGCGGGGCGAGCCGGTGGATGCCTCGGTCGGGGCGATGTTCGACCGTGTCGCCGGGGCCCTCGCCGCGGTCGAGGCGCCGGACAAGCGCGCGTCGATCGCGCGCGAGTTCCGCTGGGCGCTGGACAACGGCGCCATCCCGGCCGGGCGGATACTGTCCAATGCCGGGGCCGAGGCGTACAAGCCGCAGACCACACTGATCAACTGCACCGTCTCGCGCACGATCCGGGATTCGCTGCAGGCCATCCTCGATGCCAATACGGCTGCCGGGCTGACGCTCAAGGCCGGGGCCGGCATCGGCTATGACTTCAGCACCCTGCGCCCGAAGGGTGCGCTGGTCGCGGGTGCGGGCGCGTCGACCAACGGTCCGGTCGCGTTCATGCAGATCTTCGACCAGACCTGCCGCACCATCGGCGCGGCCGGAGGTCGCCGCGGGGCACAGATGGCAACGCTGGATATCGGCCATCCCGATATCGAACGCTTCATCCTCGCCAAGCGCCGCAAGGGGCGGCTGACCCAGTTCAACCTGTCCGTGCTGGTGCGCGATGCCTTTCTGGAGGCGGTGGAGCGCGACGACGAATGGGCGCTCGCCTTCCCGCTGTTGCCCGTGGAACAGGACGCGGTGGCCGCCTCCGATCTCGTCTATCGCGACTGGCCGGTGGTCGAGGACGGCTACCGCGTGGACGACCAGGGCCGGGTCGCCTGCCGTATCTACCGCCGCGTGCGCGCCCGCGAGCTGTGGGACACCCTGATGCGCAGCACCTATGACGTCGGCGAACCCGGCGTCATCCTGATCGATCAGGTCAACCGCCAGAACAACGCCTGGTTCGACGAGGTGATCCGGGCGACCAATCCTTGCGGGGAGCAACCGCTGCCACCGGACGGGGCCTGTCTACTGGGGTCGGTGAACCTGACGCGGTTCGTCTCCGCGCCGTTCACCGCAGACGCCGCCTTCGACTGGGCGCGTTTCGAGCGGGTGGTGCGCGTGTTCACGCGCATGCTGGACAACGTCGCGGACATCTCCGGGCTGCCGCTGCCGGAACAGCGCGCCGAGATGCTGCGCAAGCGCCGCCACGGCATGGGCATCCTCGGGCTCGGGTCGGCTCTGGCGATGCTGGGGGAGACCTATGGCTCGGAGTCGGCCGCCGACTTCACCGTAGAGGTCTGTCGCCGCCTGGCGCTGGAGAGCTGGCGGGCCGGGCTGGATCTGGCACGCGAGAAGGGTCCGGCCCCGATCATGGACGAGGACTTCACGCTGACCGCGGACATGCTCCGGCGTCAGCCGGCGCTGGCCGAGGCCGGCTATCAGGTGGGCGACGTGCTGAAGGGTCGGGAGCTGCATGCCCGCTTCAGCCCCTACATGCAGCGCATCGCCGAGGAGGACCCGGCGCTGGTTGCGGCGCTGGCCGAGGAAGGCGCGCGCTTTACCCACGCCACCTCCATCGCGCCCACCGGGA
It includes:
- a CDS encoding 2OG-Fe(II) oxygenase, whose product is MNLPVLDPVWSDPVETLPARAPGVIESRVPEACEPEGWLDALVHDQRCVWPDFLPAETVDALHDEVYALRDAAQLAQARIGRGGERHRDRSTRGDWIHWLDGASPAQQAFMARLDEIRLQVSRSLIPGLFETESHFALYPPGTHYERHVDAFQAGNCRRLSLVFYLNRDWREQDGGQLAIYDDADRECQRIQPTAGTLVMFLSQTVPHAVLPTRRWRASIASWMRVRDLANPLAGLDRF
- a CDS encoding adenosylcobalamin-dependent ribonucleoside-diphosphate reductase, with the protein product MGKIRQWQDNDRTSRDTSPDVPLQPSSASIWAERYQLRDARGEPVDASVGAMFDRVAGALAAVEAPDKRASIAREFRWALDNGAIPAGRILSNAGAEAYKPQTTLINCTVSRTIRDSLQAILDANTAAGLTLKAGAGIGYDFSTLRPKGALVAGAGASTNGPVAFMQIFDQTCRTIGAAGGRRGAQMATLDIGHPDIERFILAKRRKGRLTQFNLSVLVRDAFLEAVERDDEWALAFPLLPVEQDAVAASDLVYRDWPVVEDGYRVDDQGRVACRIYRRVRARELWDTLMRSTYDVGEPGVILIDQVNRQNNAWFDEVIRATNPCGEQPLPPDGACLLGSVNLTRFVSAPFTADAAFDWARFERVVRVFTRMLDNVADISGLPLPEQRAEMLRKRRHGMGILGLGSALAMLGETYGSESAADFTVEVCRRLALESWRAGLDLAREKGPAPIMDEDFTLTADMLRRQPALAEAGYQVGDVLKGRELHARFSPYMQRIAEEDPALVAALAEEGARFTHATSIAPTGTISFSVANNASNGIEPTFLHHTTRNIRRPGRRTREAVDCYSFELLAYRARVDAEAGPGDLPANAITADRVSVDAHIRMQAAAQPWVDSAISKTLNVPSDIPFEDFQQVYLQAWRAGLKGCTTYRPNPQAQMGVLVDPERLRSTWYTFALADGRELTLRGDEEVEYEGQIHTAANLFAALDEGYYDDV